From the bacterium genome, the window CTTTGTGAGCCGCAGGTTCATGAGTGTTTCTCATCAAGTCCATATCTCTTATTAGCCCATTCCTGCTGGTCTTTATTTAGACAATCCCAGCAGGTAACGCTAAGAGATAAGGTATGGTCTATTCCAAACAGTGCCCTTTCTACAAGTATCTTTCTCTTGCACTTAGGGCATTCTAAAATACTTCCCCTTACTGGAAACTCCATATCTTCCTCTTTATTTTCTTTTCCCTCCATTTTATCACCACCAATGTAGCAAATTTATCAATTAGCTCATATCCACTCAAAACATTGTGGGAAAGCGGTATTTCTTATCCACGGATTTCACAGATTATTTATTAAAGAATCGGCTAAAGCTTTCTTACATACTCAATAATCTCATTAGTTGCCATTATGTCCCCAAGTGCCATAATATGAATACCAGATAGTCCCTCTGAGCCATAAATTTCTTTCACAGACTCTTTAGCTATCTCTACTCCCTTCACACCTGCTTTAAGTTTATCCATTACCTCTTCAGGTATATGAATGCCAGCTACTTTTTCATTCATATACTGAGCCATTTTCAAACCCTTTAGAGGCATAATACCTAAAAGAATAGGTACTCCCAGATTTTTAGCTTTATTTAGAAATTCCTTAGCCTTTCCTACATCATATACTGGTTGGGTTTGAAAAAAATTTGCCCCTGCATCAATTTTTTGTTTCATTCTTTCAATTACCTGCTTCAGATTAAGAGCTTCAGGTGAAGCTACTGCGCTGATAAAGAATTCACTCTGACCTTTAATCGCTTCACCATTATAATCTAATCCTTGATTGAGGTTACTAATCATTTTAATCAACTCGATTGAGGTAAGGTTATATACCGCTTTAGAATCCTTATAAGGACCCTCTTTAGGGGGATCGCCAGTAGTAGCTAAAATATATTTTATCCCCAGGCTGTATGCCCCTAAAAGGTCTGCCTGCATTCCCAAAATACTTCTGTCTCTACAAGTAAAATGAGGGATAACATCCAAATTGGGGAATTCTGATTGGATAAGATGAGCTAATGCAAAAGAATTGATTCTCAGGCGAGCTGAGGCACAATCGATAACATTCAAACCATCAATGGGCAGGTAAGATTTAACATCTTCTAACGATTTGGCTACATCTGTTCCATTGGTTCCCCCAAGTTCGGTGGTAACTACAAACTTCTTTCCTATCTTCTCCTTTAAATGCATTTGACACCTCCTTTTCTTCCAACCCAATCTTAATTAACCATTAACAATTAACCATTTTTCGTCAAATTCAAACATTAAAATTGCTAATTGTTAATTATTGTGGGTAACGATTAAGGTTAAATCAGGGGCTAACCTTAACCTTTTATCCAAGACCTTTCTATTTATTATTATACAAAGTAATCCAAGAAAAGGCAAGGTAAAATAAATGCCTCTTATAAGATAGTATCCATTTTAGCCAACTAACTCCATCAGTTCCTTTGCATTCTTAACCGCATAAGCATCAAAGTCATTATTGAAATAGCAATACACATCCAGTTCTTGTTTCACAAAGTCCTTAATGCTTTCTGCAAAGTAGGCAAG encodes:
- a CDS encoding methylenetetrahydrofolate reductase, which produces MHLKEKIGKKFVVTTELGGTNGTDVAKSLEDVKSYLPIDGLNVIDCASARLRINSFALAHLIQSEFPNLDVIPHFTCRDRSILGMQADLLGAYSLGIKYILATTGDPPKEGPYKDSKAVYNLTSIELIKMISNLNQGLDYNGEAIKGQSEFFISAVASPEALNLKQVIERMKQKIDAGANFFQTQPVYDVGKAKEFLNKAKNLGVPILLGIMPLKGLKMAQYMNEKVAGIHIPEEVMDKLKAGVKGVEIAKESVKEIYGSEGLSGIHIMALGDIMATNEIIEYVRKL